The Manihot esculenta cultivar AM560-2 chromosome 1, M.esculenta_v8, whole genome shotgun sequence genome has a window encoding:
- the LOC110600147 gene encoding uncharacterized protein LOC110600147, producing the protein MASQQEREKDVQTTNSHGVREMVEEQYKKIKEHAETYPYVWASYIVVYGGFALWTTYRWRKLRKTEDRVRALQEKLRKLVDSQDSAISTTTTHEKAPSSIDKSLPK; encoded by the coding sequence ATGGCTAGCCAACAGGAAAGGGAAAAGGATGTGCAGACCACAAATTCCCATGGTGTTAGAGAAATGGTAGAAGAGcagtataaaaaaatcaaagagcATGCAGAAACTTATCCTTATGTGTGGGCATCATATATAGTAGTGTATGGCGGCTTTGCCTTGTGGACTACCTACAGGTGGAGAAAACTAAGAAAGACCGAGGACAGGGTACGAGCTCTTCAAGAAAAACTGCGTAAACTTGTTGATTCTCAAGACTCTGCAATTTCAACTACAACAACTCATGAAAAGGCTCCTTCTTCCATTGATAAATCCTTACCCAAATAA